The following proteins come from a genomic window of Pseudomonas putida:
- a CDS encoding xanthine phosphoribosyltransferase — protein sequence MEALQQKIRDEGIVLSDQVLKVDAFLNHQIDPALMQLIGDEFARLYADAGVTKIVTIEASGIAPAVMTGLKLGVPVIFARKHQSLTLTENLLTASVYSFTKQTENTVAISPRHLNSSDRVLVIDDFLANGKASQALISIIKQAGATVAGLGIVIEKSFQGGRAELDGQGYRVESLARVKSLEGGVVSFIE from the coding sequence GTGGAAGCACTGCAGCAGAAGATTCGCGACGAAGGCATCGTGCTTTCCGATCAGGTTCTCAAAGTCGATGCGTTTCTCAATCACCAGATCGACCCTGCGCTGATGCAGCTGATCGGTGACGAGTTCGCCCGCCTTTACGCCGATGCCGGTGTGACCAAGATCGTCACCATCGAAGCCTCGGGTATTGCGCCGGCGGTGATGACTGGCCTGAAGCTGGGCGTTCCGGTGATCTTCGCGCGCAAGCATCAGTCCCTGACCCTGACCGAGAACCTGCTGACTGCCTCGGTGTATTCCTTCACCAAGCAGACCGAGAACACCGTGGCGATCTCGCCGCGCCACCTCAACAGCAGCGATCGCGTACTGGTGATCGATGACTTCCTGGCCAACGGCAAAGCCTCGCAGGCACTGATCTCGATCATCAAGCAGGCCGGTGCCACCGTGGCCGGCCTGGGTATCGTCATCGAGAAGTCGTTCCAGGGTGGCCGTGCAGAGCTGGACGGCCAGGGTTATCGCGTAGAATCGCTGGCCCGGGTGAAGTCGCTGGAAGGTGGTGTGGTCAGCTTCATCGAGTGA
- a CDS encoding acetyl-CoA hydrolase/transferase C-terminal domain-containing protein — MHLCSIDQAVEQVLSRLPAHIHMGLPLGLGKPNAFVNALYARVRDLPERRLTIYTALSLGRPPLGDGLQRRFLEPFIERVFADYQELTYLADLRNDQLPPNIRVEQFFMQPGGLLHSDCAQQEYVSSNYSHAARDINAKGLNLIAQLVAATPERPVHLSLACNPDITLDLLPMIAKRREAGETILMLGQVHAELPYMPGDSELGMEAFDLLIDQVEQSRLFSTPNMPVTTQDHCIGLHASTLVRDGGTLQIGIGAMGDAVAAALLARQGDNSGYRALMGELDVGPWQTLIEREGGLDAFGQGLYGCSEMFVNGLLALAEAGVVRRPADEQGVLVHGGFFLGPQAFYQRLREMPLEQRAQFAMTRISFINELYGQEELKRRQRRDARFINTVFTMTLLGAGVADQLEDGRVLSGVGGQYNFVAQGHALEGGRSILLLRSWREAGGEVSSNLLWAYGHCTIPRHLRDIVVTEYGIADLRGQTDSEVIARLLAISDSRFQGDLIEQAKQAGKLAKDFQLDARFTDNTPERLEQIRARHSRLFPEYPLGTDFTAEERDLLRALSWLKSKFRLSEVLELGKAALDAPGPEGYAAQLARMQLDEPRGLKEELYQRLLLAGLAATR, encoded by the coding sequence ATGCACCTATGCTCCATCGACCAGGCAGTCGAGCAGGTCTTGTCACGCCTACCCGCGCATATCCACATGGGCCTGCCGCTGGGTCTTGGCAAACCCAATGCCTTCGTCAATGCGTTGTACGCCCGGGTGCGTGACCTGCCAGAGCGCCGCTTGACGATCTACACGGCCTTGTCGCTTGGCCGCCCACCTTTGGGCGACGGCCTGCAACGGCGCTTCCTCGAGCCCTTCATCGAACGTGTGTTCGCCGACTACCAGGAGCTCACCTATCTCGCCGACCTGCGCAATGACCAACTGCCGCCGAACATCCGCGTCGAGCAGTTTTTCATGCAGCCCGGCGGCCTGTTGCACAGTGATTGCGCGCAGCAGGAGTACGTCAGCAGCAACTACAGCCATGCAGCCCGCGACATCAACGCCAAGGGTCTCAACCTGATCGCGCAACTGGTAGCCGCCACACCGGAAAGGCCAGTGCACTTGAGCCTGGCCTGCAACCCCGACATCACCCTCGACCTGCTGCCGATGATCGCCAAGCGCCGTGAGGCCGGTGAAACCATCCTCATGCTCGGACAGGTGCATGCCGAGCTGCCCTACATGCCCGGCGATTCGGAGTTGGGCATGGAGGCGTTCGACCTGCTGATCGATCAGGTGGAACAAAGTCGGCTGTTCTCCACCCCGAACATGCCGGTTACCACCCAGGACCATTGCATCGGCCTGCACGCCAGTACCCTGGTGCGCGATGGCGGCACCCTGCAGATCGGCATCGGCGCCATGGGTGATGCCGTGGCCGCTGCGTTGCTGGCGCGCCAAGGCGACAATTCTGGTTACCGAGCACTGATGGGCGAGCTGGATGTAGGGCCGTGGCAAACCCTGATCGAGCGGGAAGGGGGGCTCGATGCTTTCGGCCAAGGCCTCTACGGTTGCAGTGAGATGTTCGTCAACGGCCTGCTGGCTCTCGCCGAAGCCGGGGTGGTGCGGCGCCCTGCTGACGAGCAAGGCGTACTGGTTCACGGCGGCTTCTTCCTCGGCCCGCAGGCGTTCTATCAGCGCTTGCGGGAGATGCCGCTGGAGCAGCGCGCTCAGTTTGCCATGACGCGCATCAGCTTCATCAACGAGCTGTATGGCCAGGAAGAACTGAAGCGCCGCCAGCGGCGTGATGCCCGCTTCATAAACACAGTGTTCACCATGACGCTGCTCGGCGCGGGGGTAGCCGACCAGCTGGAGGATGGCCGCGTGCTCAGCGGCGTGGGCGGGCAATACAACTTCGTCGCACAGGGGCACGCGCTGGAGGGCGGGCGATCCATCCTGTTGCTGCGCAGTTGGCGCGAGGCCGGCGGCGAGGTCAGCTCAAACCTGCTCTGGGCCTACGGCCATTGCACCATCCCCCGGCACTTGCGCGACATCGTCGTGACCGAGTACGGCATCGCCGATTTGCGTGGGCAGACTGACAGCGAAGTGATCGCACGGCTGCTGGCGATCAGTGATTCGAGGTTCCAGGGCGATCTGATCGAGCAGGCCAAGCAGGCCGGCAAGCTCGCAAAAGACTTTCAGCTGGATGCGCGGTTTACCGACAACACGCCTGAGCGACTTGAGCAAATCAGGGCGCGGCATTCGCGGCTGTTCCCGGAGTATCCGTTGGGGACTGATTTCACGGCCGAGGAACGGGACTTGTTGCGGGCTTTGAGCTGGCTCAAAAGCAAGTTCAGGTTGAGCGAGGTGCTGGAGCTGGGCAAGGCAGCGCTGGATGCACCGGGGCCGGAGGGGTATGCGGCGCAGTTGGCGCGCATGCAACTGGATGAGCCACGAGGGCTCAAAGAAGAGCTGTATCAGCGGTTGCTATTGGCAGGATTGGCGGCGACGCGGTGA
- a CDS encoding putative bifunctional diguanylate cyclase/phosphodiesterase, whose translation MSTPVEPLRLLLLADEPEWAALLRECLLPLNGAAVLLTAPNWAAVDSLFSQDRQAVILATQALQPAPGRCELPTILLLDDEPVAPPTGVSDWLVRSQLNADALRRSLRHVRERGVLVATLQRLAEQDPLTGIANRQGFQALLTARLAENDGRGVALGHLDLDNFRHVNDALGHQGGDRLILQVVSRLKQQLEAGDQLARLGSDEFALLIDTRRDTGRAERIAERIVEALAEPYWIDGESLLLGCSLGLAHARAQSGADPLMWHAHIAMRQAKSSQGCTFHVFNERINRNARSLADLEGELRRALRRDELELHYQPRLNLADGSIVGLEALVRWRHAERGLLPPSEFVPLAEQSGLIVPLGYWVISRALRDMQALRESGLAPLHMAVNLSFRQFQDSQLLATLSRLIIEHGVDARWLEFELTETAVMRRNELVRQTMDALGRLGVRFSLDDFGTGFSSFVHLNSLPITLLKVDRSFVAEMEMREENRKLVHAMINLAHNLNLEVVAEGVESPEQMALLREFGCDQVQGFLVSKPLPVDELVEYLSGSVPPQVVSL comes from the coding sequence TTGTCCACGCCTGTCGAACCTTTGCGTTTGCTGTTGTTGGCTGATGAGCCGGAATGGGCCGCCTTGTTGCGCGAATGCCTGCTGCCGCTGAACGGTGCAGCGGTACTGCTGACTGCGCCCAACTGGGCTGCAGTCGACAGCCTTTTCAGCCAAGACCGCCAGGCCGTCATCCTGGCGACCCAGGCCCTGCAACCCGCGCCGGGGCGCTGCGAGCTGCCAACTATCCTGTTGCTTGACGATGAGCCGGTGGCCCCACCCACAGGCGTCAGCGACTGGCTGGTGCGCAGCCAGCTCAATGCCGATGCGCTTCGCCGTTCGTTGCGCCACGTGCGCGAACGTGGCGTGCTGGTGGCCACCTTGCAGCGCCTGGCCGAGCAGGACCCGCTGACCGGCATCGCCAACCGCCAGGGTTTTCAGGCCCTGCTGACGGCACGGCTGGCGGAGAACGACGGGCGCGGGGTGGCCCTTGGGCACCTGGACCTGGACAACTTTCGTCACGTCAACGATGCTCTCGGCCACCAGGGTGGCGACCGGCTGATCCTGCAGGTGGTGTCACGCCTGAAGCAGCAACTGGAGGCCGGCGACCAGCTGGCGCGCCTGGGCAGTGATGAATTTGCCCTGCTGATCGACACCCGTCGCGACACCGGCCGCGCCGAGCGCATCGCCGAACGCATCGTCGAAGCCCTCGCCGAGCCTTATTGGATCGACGGCGAAAGCCTGTTGCTTGGCTGCAGCCTGGGCCTGGCCCACGCCCGCGCGCAAAGTGGCGCCGACCCATTGATGTGGCATGCGCACATCGCCATGCGCCAGGCCAAGAGCAGCCAGGGCTGTACCTTTCATGTGTTCAATGAGCGGATCAACCGCAACGCCCGCAGCCTCGCCGACCTGGAAGGCGAACTGCGCAGGGCCCTGCGCCGTGATGAACTGGAGCTGCACTACCAGCCGCGACTGAACCTGGCCGATGGCAGCATCGTCGGCCTTGAGGCGCTGGTGCGCTGGCGTCATGCCGAGCGCGGCCTGTTGCCGCCGAGCGAGTTCGTGCCGCTGGCCGAGCAGAGCGGGCTGATCGTACCGTTGGGCTACTGGGTTATATCCCGTGCCCTGCGTGACATGCAGGCCTTGCGCGAGAGCGGCCTGGCACCACTGCACATGGCGGTCAACCTGAGCTTTCGCCAGTTCCAGGACAGCCAGCTGCTGGCCACCCTGAGCCGGCTGATCATCGAGCATGGCGTCGATGCCCGCTGGCTGGAGTTCGAGCTGACCGAGACGGCGGTGATGCGCCGCAATGAGCTGGTCCGCCAGACCATGGATGCCCTGGGGCGCCTGGGCGTGCGCTTCTCGCTCGACGACTTCGGAACCGGCTTCTCATCCTTCGTGCACCTGAACAGCCTGCCGATCACCTTGCTGAAGGTCGATCGCAGCTTTGTCGCCGAAATGGAGATGCGCGAGGAAAACCGCAAGCTGGTGCACGCGATGATCAACCTGGCGCACAACCTCAACCTCGAGGTGGTGGCCGAGGGCGTTGAGAGCCCTGAGCAGATGGCCCTGCTACGCGAGTTTGGCTGTGACCAGGTGCAGGGGTTTCTGGTCAGCAAGCCACTGCCGGTGGATGAGCTGGTGGAATATCTGTCGGGAAGCGTCCCGCCTCAGGTGGTGAGTCTTTGA
- a CDS encoding LysR substrate-binding domain-containing protein has product MSRQLPALYALRAFEAAARLSSFTRAGQELSITQSAVSRHIRTLEEHFACRLFIRSGRSLQLTEAARVLLPGVREGFAALERACDTLRGEDDILRMKAPSTLTMRWLLARLSQFRHLQPGNEVQLTSAWMDVDHVDFNQEPFDCAVLLSDGVFPPDWEVRRLFSELLIPVGAPELLNEGPLDERRLAGIELLHPTPDKRDWREWLERMGLADTVSLKGGQVFDTLELGMIAAARGYGISMGDLLMVAEDVAHGRLSLPWPTAVPSGMDYYLVWPRTRPGGERLRRLSVFLQEEAAAVNLPAVQILPAI; this is encoded by the coding sequence ATGTCCCGTCAGCTGCCTGCGCTGTATGCGCTGCGCGCATTCGAAGCCGCCGCGCGGCTCAGCTCGTTCACCCGTGCCGGCCAGGAACTGTCGATCACCCAGAGTGCGGTCAGCCGACACATCCGCACCCTGGAAGAGCACTTTGCCTGCCGCCTGTTCATCCGCAGCGGCCGCAGCCTGCAATTGACCGAGGCCGCACGGGTGCTGCTGCCCGGCGTGCGTGAGGGCTTTGCCGCGCTGGAGCGCGCATGCGACACCTTGCGCGGTGAGGACGACATACTGCGCATGAAGGCGCCGTCGACACTGACCATGCGCTGGCTGCTGGCGCGCCTGAGCCAGTTCCGGCACCTGCAGCCGGGCAACGAAGTGCAATTGACCAGCGCCTGGATGGATGTCGACCACGTGGACTTCAACCAGGAACCCTTCGACTGCGCGGTATTGCTCAGTGACGGCGTTTTTCCGCCGGACTGGGAGGTACGCCGGCTGTTTTCCGAGCTACTGATCCCGGTGGGCGCACCCGAGCTGCTCAATGAAGGCCCTTTGGACGAACGCCGGCTGGCCGGGATCGAACTGTTGCACCCGACCCCCGACAAGCGTGACTGGCGCGAATGGCTGGAGCGCATGGGGCTGGCAGACACTGTTTCACTCAAGGGTGGGCAGGTGTTCGACACGCTGGAACTGGGGATGATTGCGGCGGCGCGTGGTTACGGGATATCCATGGGTGACCTGCTGATGGTCGCCGAGGATGTCGCTCATGGTCGTTTGAGCCTGCCATGGCCGACGGCGGTGCCCAGCGGCATGGATTATTACCTGGTGTGGCCGCGGACCCGGCCGGGTGGTGAGCGGTTGCGGCGGTTGAGCGTGTTTCTGCAGGAAGAGGCGGCGGCGGTGAATTTGCCGGCTGTGCAGATCCTGCCGGCTATTTGA
- a CDS encoding cupin domain-containing protein, protein MDVGERLQAIRKLKGLSQRELAKRAGVTNSTISMIEKNSVSPSISSLRKVLSGIPMSMVEFFSVELEAESHAQIVYKAHELIDISDGAVTMKLVGKSHPNRAIAFLTEVYPPGADTGAEMLTHDGEETGILLEGRLELVVGTETFVLEEGDSYYFESTRPHRFRNPFDEPARLISAATPSNF, encoded by the coding sequence TTGGACGTCGGCGAACGACTGCAAGCCATCCGCAAGCTCAAGGGCCTGTCCCAGCGTGAACTCGCCAAGCGTGCGGGCGTGACCAACAGCACCATCTCGATGATCGAGAAGAACAGTGTGAGCCCCTCTATCAGCTCGCTGCGCAAGGTGCTAAGCGGCATTCCAATGTCCATGGTCGAGTTTTTCTCCGTGGAACTGGAAGCGGAAAGCCACGCCCAGATTGTGTACAAGGCCCATGAACTGATCGACATTTCCGACGGTGCAGTGACGATGAAGCTGGTGGGCAAGTCGCATCCCAACCGTGCCATTGCCTTCCTTACCGAGGTCTATCCGCCGGGTGCCGACACCGGAGCGGAGATGCTCACCCACGATGGCGAAGAGACCGGCATCCTCCTTGAAGGCCGCCTGGAACTGGTGGTTGGCACCGAGACCTTCGTCCTCGAAGAAGGTGACAGCTACTATTTCGAGAGCACCCGCCCGCACCGTTTCCGCAACCCTTTCGATGAGCCGGCCCGGCTGATCAGCGCTGCAACGCCGTCGAACTTTTGA
- the rep gene encoding DNA helicase Rep, protein MSRLNPRQQEARDYVGGPLLVLAGAGSGKTSVITRKIAHLIQNCGIRAQYIVAMTFTNKAAREMKERVATLLRPGEGRGLTVCTFHNLGLNIIRKEHDKLGYKPGFSIFDESDIKALLSDIMQKEYSGDDGIDEIKNMIGAWKNDLILPAEALEKARNPREQTAAIVYTHYQRTLKAFNAVDFDDLILQPVKLFQEHPEVLERWQNRVRYLLVDEYQDTNASQYLLVKMLIGMRNQFTVVGDDDQSIYAWRGARPENLMLLKEDYPSLKIVMLEQNYRSTSRILRCANVLIANNPHAFEKQLWSEMGVGDEIRVIRCKNEEAEAERVAMEILTLHLRTNRPYSDFAILYRGNYQAKLIELKLQHHQVPYRLSGGNSFFGRQEVKDLMAYLRLLVNPDDDNAYLRVINVPRREIGSTTLEKLGNYATERGVSMYAASEELGLGEHLDARYTERLQRFKHWLDGVRHKVALEDPIAALHEMIRDIDYENWIRQQTASDKAAEFRISNVWFLVEALKNTLEKDEEGDMTIEDAIGKLVLRDMLERQQEEEENAEGVQMMTLHASKGLEFPYVFIMGMEEEILPHRSSIEADTIEEERRLAYVGITRARQTLAFTFAAKRKQYGEIIDCTPSRFLDELPPDDLAWEGLDDAPVEVKAARGNNALADIRAMLKR, encoded by the coding sequence ATGTCCCGACTCAATCCCAGGCAACAGGAAGCCCGTGACTACGTCGGCGGCCCTCTTTTGGTGCTCGCCGGTGCAGGCTCCGGCAAGACCAGCGTGATTACGCGCAAGATTGCCCACCTGATCCAGAACTGCGGCATCCGTGCCCAGTACATCGTCGCGATGACCTTCACCAACAAGGCCGCGCGCGAGATGAAGGAACGGGTCGCCACCCTGCTGCGCCCGGGGGAAGGCCGGGGCCTGACGGTATGTACCTTCCACAACCTGGGCCTGAACATCATCCGCAAGGAGCACGACAAGCTGGGCTACAAGCCGGGCTTTTCGATCTTCGACGAATCCGACATCAAGGCGCTGCTGTCGGACATCATGCAGAAAGAATATTCCGGCGACGACGGCATCGACGAGATCAAGAACATGATCGGTGCCTGGAAGAACGACCTGATCCTGCCCGCCGAAGCCCTGGAAAAAGCGCGCAACCCGCGCGAGCAGACCGCCGCCATTGTCTATACCCACTACCAGCGCACGCTCAAGGCGTTCAACGCGGTGGACTTCGACGACCTGATCCTGCAGCCGGTCAAGCTGTTCCAGGAGCACCCCGAAGTGCTGGAGCGCTGGCAGAACCGCGTGCGCTACCTGCTGGTGGACGAATACCAGGACACCAACGCCAGCCAGTACCTGCTGGTGAAAATGCTGATCGGCATGCGCAACCAGTTCACAGTAGTGGGTGACGATGACCAGTCGATCTACGCCTGGCGTGGTGCGCGCCCCGAGAACCTGATGCTGCTCAAGGAAGATTACCCTTCCCTGAAAATCGTCATGCTCGAACAGAACTACCGCTCCACCAGCCGCATCCTGCGCTGCGCCAACGTGCTGATCGCCAACAATCCGCATGCGTTCGAGAAGCAGCTGTGGAGCGAGATGGGCGTGGGCGACGAAATCCGTGTGATCCGCTGCAAGAACGAGGAAGCCGAGGCCGAGCGTGTGGCCATGGAAATCCTCACCTTGCACCTGCGCACCAACCGCCCTTACAGCGACTTCGCCATCCTCTACCGCGGCAACTACCAGGCCAAGCTGATCGAGCTGAAACTGCAGCATCACCAGGTACCGTATCGCCTGTCGGGCGGCAACAGCTTCTTCGGCCGTCAGGAGGTCAAGGACCTGATGGCCTACCTGCGCTTGCTGGTGAACCCGGACGACGATAACGCCTACCTGCGGGTGATCAACGTACCGCGCCGCGAGATCGGCTCGACCACCCTGGAAAAGCTCGGCAACTACGCCACCGAACGGGGCGTCTCGATGTATGCCGCCAGCGAGGAGCTGGGCCTGGGCGAGCATCTGGACGCGCGTTATACCGAGCGTCTGCAGCGTTTCAAGCACTGGCTCGACGGCGTGCGCCACAAAGTCGCCCTGGAAGACCCGATTGCCGCGCTGCACGAGATGATCCGCGACATCGACTACGAAAACTGGATCCGCCAGCAGACGGCCAGCGACAAGGCTGCGGAATTTCGCATCAGCAACGTCTGGTTCCTGGTCGAAGCGCTGAAGAACACCCTCGAGAAGGACGAAGAGGGTGACATGACCATCGAGGACGCCATCGGCAAGCTGGTGCTGCGCGACATGCTCGAGCGCCAGCAGGAAGAGGAAGAAAACGCCGAGGGGGTGCAAATGATGACCCTGCACGCGTCCAAAGGCCTGGAATTCCCTTACGTGTTCATCATGGGCATGGAGGAGGAAATCCTCCCCCACCGCTCGAGCATCGAAGCCGACACCATCGAAGAGGAACGCCGCCTGGCCTACGTGGGCATTACCCGCGCCCGCCAGACCCTGGCCTTCACCTTCGCTGCCAAACGCAAGCAGTACGGCGAAATCATCGACTGCACGCCCAGCCGGTTCCTCGACGAACTGCCGCCGGACGACCTGGCCTGGGAAGGCCTGGACGATGCGCCAGTGGAAGTCAAAGCCGCGCGTGGCAACAACGCACTGGCCGATATCCGGGCAATGCTCAAACGCTGA
- a CDS encoding NorM family multidrug efflux MATE transporter produces MHVAPTTELKALLRLAGPLVASQLAHMLMVLTDTLMMARISPQALAGGGLGAASYSFVSIFCLGVIAAVGTLVAIRKGANDIEGATRLAQNGLWLAWGLALVAALALWNLKPVLLLFGQQPENVAAATEFLTLLPLALPGYLTFMALRGFTSALGRSTPVMVISLVGTVLNYLFNVALIEGMFGLPKLGLMGIGLVTAVVSMGMAIALALYIRWHPAYAAYPLRKGLSRPSLPALRELWRLGLPIGGTYMVEVGLFAFAALCMGVLGSTELAAHQIALQIVSTAFMVPTGLSYAVTMRVGLYYGAGNLLAARSAGRVGISFGALIMFAFAALFWLRPEMLVSLFIDGNDPAFAAIYQLAVSLLMVAAWFELFDGVQTIAMGSIRGLKDAKTTFLIGLCCYWLVGAPSAWLLTFNLGGGAVGVWWGLALGLACASVALTLAFEWRMKRMLGKAGVTAKAVIPA; encoded by the coding sequence ATGCACGTTGCGCCCACCACAGAACTCAAGGCTTTGCTGCGCCTGGCCGGGCCGCTGGTTGCCTCGCAGTTGGCGCACATGCTGATGGTGCTGACCGACACCTTGATGATGGCCCGCATCAGCCCTCAGGCGCTGGCCGGCGGTGGGCTGGGGGCGGCGAGCTATTCGTTCGTGTCGATCTTCTGCCTGGGAGTAATCGCAGCAGTTGGCACGCTGGTGGCGATCCGCAAGGGCGCCAATGACATCGAGGGCGCCACTCGGCTGGCGCAAAACGGTTTGTGGCTGGCCTGGGGGCTGGCGCTGGTGGCCGCACTAGCGCTGTGGAACCTGAAACCGGTGTTGCTGCTGTTCGGCCAACAGCCTGAAAACGTTGCTGCGGCCACCGAGTTCCTCACCCTGTTGCCACTGGCGTTACCGGGCTACCTGACTTTCATGGCCTTGCGCGGTTTCACCAGCGCCCTGGGCCGCTCGACCCCGGTGATGGTCATCAGCCTGGTCGGCACGGTGCTCAACTACCTGTTCAACGTCGCGCTGATCGAAGGCATGTTTGGCCTGCCCAAGCTTGGCCTGATGGGCATCGGCCTGGTCACCGCCGTGGTGTCGATGGGCATGGCCATCGCGCTGGCCTTATACATCCGCTGGCACCCGGCTTACGCCGCCTATCCGCTGCGCAAGGGCCTGTCGCGTCCTTCGCTGCCGGCCTTGCGCGAGCTGTGGCGCCTGGGCTTGCCGATCGGGGGCACCTACATGGTGGAGGTCGGCCTGTTCGCCTTTGCCGCCCTGTGCATGGGTGTGCTTGGCAGCACCGAGCTTGCGGCCCACCAGATTGCCCTGCAGATCGTTTCGACCGCGTTCATGGTGCCGACCGGGCTCTCGTATGCGGTGACCATGCGGGTAGGGCTGTATTACGGTGCCGGCAACCTGCTGGCGGCGCGCAGCGCCGGGCGGGTCGGTATCAGCTTTGGCGCGCTGATCATGTTCGCCTTCGCGGCACTGTTCTGGCTGCGCCCGGAGATGCTGGTGAGCCTGTTCATCGATGGCAATGATCCGGCGTTTGCAGCGATCTACCAGTTGGCAGTGAGCTTGCTGATGGTGGCGGCCTGGTTCGAGCTGTTCGATGGCGTGCAGACCATTGCCATGGGCTCGATCCGTGGGTTGAAGGATGCCAAGACCACCTTCCTGATAGGGCTTTGCTGCTACTGGCTGGTCGGAGCGCCGAGTGCGTGGTTGCTGACCTTCAACCTGGGTGGCGGCGCGGTCGGTGTGTGGTGGGGGCTGGCGTTGGGGCTGGCGTGTGCTTCGGTGGCGCTGACCCTGGCCTTTGAATGGCGGATGAAGCGGATGCTGGGGAAAGCAGGGGTGACTGCAAAAGCGGTGATACCTGCATGA
- a CDS encoding c-type cytochrome, translating into MNQIKKMLAVPAAVFALWAMSATAATNDDIAKRLEPVGQVCVQGQECKGMEVAASAGGGGAKTPDEIIAKHCNACHGSGLLGAPKIGDTAAWKERADHQGGLDGILAKAITGINAMPPKGTCADCSDDDLKAAIQKMSGL; encoded by the coding sequence GTGAACCAAATCAAGAAGATGCTGGCCGTACCAGCAGCCGTATTCGCCCTTTGGGCAATGAGCGCAACCGCTGCGACCAACGATGACATTGCCAAACGCCTGGAGCCGGTTGGCCAAGTGTGCGTCCAGGGCCAGGAATGCAAGGGCATGGAGGTGGCCGCTTCGGCTGGCGGTGGCGGTGCCAAGACACCGGATGAAATCATCGCCAAGCATTGCAACGCCTGCCATGGCAGCGGCCTGCTCGGCGCGCCGAAAATTGGCGACACCGCTGCGTGGAAAGAGCGCGCCGATCACCAGGGCGGCCTTGACGGCATCCTGGCCAAGGCCATCACCGGGATCAACGCCATGCCCCCCAAGGGCACCTGCGCCGATTGCTCGGATGATGACCTCAAAGCGGCCATCCAGAAAATGTCCGGGCTTTGA
- the alr gene encoding alanine racemase: MRPARALIDLQALRHNYRLARELTGAKALAVIKADAYGHGAVRCALALEAEADGFAVACIEEALELRAAGIKAPMLLLEGFFEASELSLIAEHDLWCVVHSLWQLEAIEKTPVHKPLTLWLKLDSGMHRVGLHPKDYHEAYQRLLASGKVARIVLMSHFARADELDADATEQQIAVFEAARQGLAAECSLRNSPGVLAWPHAPSDWVRPGIMLYGATPFEVAQAQAERLQPVMTLQSRVISVRELPAGEPVGYGAKFISPRPTRVGVVAMGYADGYPRQAPTGTPVMVAGKRSQLIGRVSMDMLCIDLTDVPEATIGSPVELWGKHVLASEVAMHAGTIPYQIFCNLKRVPLDYFGE; the protein is encoded by the coding sequence ATGCGTCCCGCCCGTGCCCTGATCGACCTCCAAGCCCTGCGTCACAACTACCGCCTTGCCCGGGAACTGACCGGCGCCAAGGCCCTCGCCGTGATCAAGGCCGACGCCTACGGCCACGGTGCCGTGCGTTGCGCTCTTGCGCTGGAAGCCGAAGCCGATGGCTTTGCCGTTGCGTGTATCGAAGAGGCGCTGGAGTTGCGAGCGGCGGGTATCAAGGCTCCGATGCTGCTGCTTGAAGGCTTCTTCGAAGCCAGCGAGCTTTCGCTGATCGCCGAGCACGACCTGTGGTGCGTAGTGCATTCGTTGTGGCAGCTGGAGGCCATCGAAAAGACGCCCGTGCACAAGCCATTGACCCTCTGGCTCAAGCTCGACAGCGGCATGCACCGTGTCGGCCTGCACCCCAAGGACTATCACGAGGCTTACCAGCGCCTGCTGGCCAGCGGCAAGGTTGCGCGCATCGTGCTGATGAGCCATTTCGCCCGTGCCGACGAGCTGGATGCCGATGCCACTGAGCAACAGATTGCCGTATTCGAGGCTGCCCGCCAGGGCTTGGCTGCCGAATGCAGCCTGCGTAACTCGCCCGGCGTGCTTGCCTGGCCTCATGCCCCGAGCGATTGGGTGCGCCCTGGCATCATGCTGTATGGCGCAACACCGTTCGAGGTAGCGCAAGCCCAGGCCGAGCGCCTGCAGCCGGTGATGACCCTGCAATCGCGGGTGATCAGCGTGCGTGAGTTGCCTGCTGGCGAGCCGGTGGGCTATGGCGCCAAGTTCATCAGCCCACGCCCCACCCGAGTGGGCGTGGTTGCCATGGGCTACGCCGACGGCTACCCCCGGCAAGCCCCCACCGGCACGCCGGTGATGGTCGCCGGCAAGCGCAGCCAGCTGATTGGCCGCGTTTCCATGGACATGCTGTGCATCGACCTGACCGACGTGCCCGAAGCGACCATCGGCAGCCCGGTCGAGCTATGGGGCAAGCACGTGTTGGCCAGTGAAGTCGCCATGCACGCAGGGACCATCCCCTACCAGATCTTCTGTAACCTCAAACGCGTGCCGCTGGACTATTTCGGCGAATGA